In a genomic window of Scyliorhinus torazame isolate Kashiwa2021f chromosome 5, sScyTor2.1, whole genome shotgun sequence:
- the LOC140419474 gene encoding uncharacterized protein, with protein sequence MEGKSIAHSGEKPYMCCVCGQGFARSSGLTSHKCSHTEEKPWKCADCGKGFTSPSKLEIHRRSHTGERPFTCSKCGKGFTQSSGLSTHQRVHTGERPFTCSECGKGFAISSNLQQHQRIHTVERPFQCPDCGKCEKSSVELIRHQRVHTDERPFRCSHCGTGFRQSSHLTVHQRVHTGKRPFTCTQCGKGFTQLSDLQKHQRIHTGERPFTCSKCGKGFAQSTHLQTHQRVHTRERPFTCSQCEKGFTQSSDLQKHQRIHTGERPFTCSKCGKGFAQSSHLQTHQRVHTGERPFTCSKCGKGFTTSSNLVTHQRGHK encoded by the coding sequence atggaaggaaaaagcatcgctcatagtggggagaaaccgtacatgtgttgtgtgtgtggacaaggattcgctcgatcatcaggcctcacaagccacaaatgcagtcacactgaggagaaaccgtggaaatgtgcggactgtgggaaaggattcacttccccatccaagctggaaattcatcgacgcagtcacactggggagagaccattcacctgctccaagtgtgggaagggattcactcagtcatccggcctgtccacacaccagcgagttcacactggggagagaccattcacctgttcagagtgtgggaagggatttgctatttcatccaacctgcagcagcaccagcgaattcacactgttgagaggccgtttcaatgtccagactgcgggaagtgcgagAAAAGTTCTGTTGAACTGatccgccatcaacgtgttcacactgatgagagaccattcaggtgctctcactgtgggactgggttcaggcaatcatctcacctcactgtacatcagcgagttcacactggcaaGAGGCCATTTACTtgcactcaatgtgggaagggattcactcagctgtCCGacttgcagaaacaccagcgaattcacactggggagaggccattcacctgctccaagtgtgggaagggattcgctcaatcaacccacctgcagacacaccagcgagttcatactcgagagagaccattcacctgctctcaatgtgagaagggattcactcagtcatctgacttgcagaagcaccagcgaattcacactggggagaggccattcacctgctccaagtgtgggaagggattcgcgcaatcatctcacctgcagacacaccagcgagttcacactggggagaggccattcacctgctccaagtgtgggaagggattcaccacttcatccaacCTGGTGACACACCAGcgtggccacaagtaa